The Hominilimicola fabiformis DNA window AGCGATTGTATTGGCAAAACTCGGACTGAAATATTACGCACTTGCCGCACAGTCTATTATACAGGTTATGGTCAATTTTATATGGAATTACAGCAGTACAAGGATAAAACTTAGAATTAAATGTGATTTCGGCAGTGTGAAGAAGATTTTTTCGTTTTCGTCATATCAGTTTGCGTTTAACGTGTTTAACTACTTTGCAAGAAATGCCGATAATTTGCTTGTGGCGAAGTTTATGGGCGATACACAGCTTGGATATTACGACAAGGCATATAAACTTGCACTTTATCCCGAACAAAATTTGACGCACGTCATAACACCTGTTATACACCCGATTTTGTCGGAGTATCAGGACGATAAGGCGTATATATATGAGAATTATATGAAGATTGTCAAGATACTTTCATTGCTCGGATTGTTTGTCGGTGCGTATATGTATTTTGCGTCATATGAGATTATCTGTATGATGTTCGGTGAGCATTGGGCGGCGGCAATTCCTTGCCTTGCAATGCTTAGTCTTTCGGTTTGGGCACAGGTTGTAAATTCAAGCTCCGGTGCGATATTCCAAAGCCTTGGCAACACGAAAAATCTTTTTATAACGGGTGTTTTGTCGTCGTCGACTACTCTGATAGGTATTGTACTCGGAATTGTTTTCGGCGATATTGGCACAGTCGCAAGAAATGCAATGATTTCATATAATATTAATTTTATGATTTCATATTTTATGCTTATAAAAATGACGTTTGGATTTAGCTTTTTGAAATTTCTGAAAAGTTTTATTCCGGACGTGTGTATTGCGGTTATGGTTTGCATTGCGGGTTTTTTGACGCGTTACGCTACTATTGATGCAACAAATATCGTCGGTATAACAATAAATGCCGTTATTAAATTGGCAATTATGGGCGGTGTGTATGTAATCGGATTGATTTTGTTCAGACAGTATAAATATTTTATTGAGATTATTCATATAAAAAAACACAGAAAATAAAAAAAGAGCCTTTGACTCTTTTTTTGTTGCAGTTGGCAACAAAATGTGCTATACTGATTAGAAACAATAATTGAGGGATAAAAATGGATATAAAGGTAATAGACAAAGAATTTGCGGTATGCAAGATAAATGATGTTACGGAAGTGAACTTTAATGACGAGTTTTGCTTTGTCGGCAAGACTGATGAGGAATTATCGCTTGTATGCTCAAGCGAGTTTGTTCCGAAAAATACGATTGTATGTGACAGCGGTTGGAGAGCGTTCAGAATCGAGGGTATACTTGATTTTTCACTCACGGGAATACTTGCGAGAGCTGCGGACATTTTAGCAAATGCAAAAATACCGATTTTTGCGGTATCAACGTACAACACTGATTATATACTTATAAAGAACGAATTTTTTCGAA harbors:
- a CDS encoding ACT domain-containing protein, which gives rise to MDIKVIDKEFAVCKINDVTEVNFNDEFCFVGKTDEELSLVCSSEFVPKNTIVCDSGWRAFRIEGILDFSLTGILARAADILANAKIPIFAVSTYNTDYILIKNEFFRKALDVLKENNYVIKVG
- a CDS encoding lipopolysaccharide biosynthesis protein, with amino-acid sequence MIKNDVKNISIKKAAFINAAANYSCVILQLGFSAVLARILLPEDYGVIGVMTVFTTFFSVLANMGIGTAVIQNKELSDYDVSNIFTFNLYVAVGLSIIFAIFSVPLSKFYGNSVYIPIGCLLSVSLFFSTMNMVPNALLMKEKKFVRIGLRMITTTVVSSGIAIVLAKLGLKYYALAAQSIIQVMVNFIWNYSSTRIKLRIKCDFGSVKKIFSFSSYQFAFNVFNYFARNADNLLVAKFMGDTQLGYYDKAYKLALYPEQNLTHVITPVIHPILSEYQDDKAYIYENYMKIVKILSLLGLFVGAYMYFASYEIICMMFGEHWAAAIPCLAMLSLSVWAQVVNSSSGAIFQSLGNTKNLFITGVLSSSTTLIGIVLGIVFGDIGTVARNAMISYNINFMISYFMLIKMTFGFSFLKFLKSFIPDVCIAVMVCIAGFLTRYATIDATNIVGITINAVIKLAIMGGVYVIGLILFRQYKYFIEIIHIKKHRK